A segment of the Bdellovibrio bacteriovorus genome:
ACCGGGTTGAAACACTCAAACCAGAATCCCAGTTCCGGCACATTGGTGGTGCCCATCGGGATGGCACCGGCTTTTTTCATTCGAGCAACAACGGTGGCGTCCCAGTCCATCACGTCATTCTTGTGATGGATGCTGCCCCCGGTGCGTTTCATGCCCTGGTAAGAGAACATTTCTTTGACGGTGAACGGGACACCAAACAGCGGCGGAAGATCGGAATTGTTCTTCGCCAAAATTTCTGTCTGTTCGTGCGCCAATTTTCTGGCACGGACGAAGTCGTCTTCGACCATGGCGTTCAAAGAAGGGTTCACCTGCTCAATGCGGGTGATGTGTGCTTCCAGAACTTCGGAAGGGGACACTTCTTTGTTTTGTACTTTTTTATGCAGATCCAAAGCAGATAAAGTCAGTAATTCATTCATACAAAATAAAAAAGGGGCTTTGCGGCCCCTTTTTCCCTTCTTAAGAAGAAATTAAACGTTGAACTTGAAGAACAAAACGTCGCCGTCTTTCACAACGTACTCTTTGCCCTCGATGCGGTATTTACCAGCATCTTTGATCGCTTGTTCAGATTTGTACTTGAACAAGTCTTCACAGTGGTAAGTTTCAGCTTTGATGAAACCACGCTCAAAGTCCGAGTGGATCACACCCGCCGCTTGAGGAGCTTTCGTGTTGGCACGAATCGTCCAGGCACGCACTTCCGTCACACCGGCAGTGAAGTAAGTCTGAAGTCCCAAAAGTGTGTAAGCTTCGCGGATCAGACGGTTCAAGCCTGGCTCTTCAGCGCCCAGTGCATCCAGGAAGTCCTTGCGTTCTTCTGGTGGCAACAAAGCAATCTCAGCTTCCATCGCAGAACAGATCAGGATGGTTTTGTTGTTTTCTTCAGCGGCGCGGGCCTCAACAGCCTTTGTCCAGTCATTGCCACCGGCTGCGAAGTCAGCGTCGTTGACGTTCATCGCGTAAAGAACCGGCTTGGCAGTCAGCAGGTGCATCTCTTTCAAAGCACCTTGCTCCATTTCGTCCAAAGTCACAGAGCGGGCAGGAAGACCTTTACCCAAAGCCTCTTTGATTTTTTTGGCAACTTCGACATCCAGTTTCAGCTTTTTGTCGGTGGAGTTTTTCGCCTGTTTTTCAGTGCGCTGAAGGCGCTTTTCAACAGAGTCCAAATCTGCCAGCAACAACTCGGTGTTGATGATTTCGATGTCACGGATAGGCTCCACAGAACCCGCCACGTGAATGATATTTGGGTCGTCAAAACAACGAACCACGTGAACGATCGCGTCTGTTTGACGGATGTGGGACAGGAACTGATTTCCCAAACCTTCACCCTGGGACGCACCTTTTACGATACCCGCGATATCCACGAACTCCATAGTTGTTGGAACAACTTTCTGAGGTTTGATGAATTCAGTGATTTTATCCATGCGAGGATCCGGAACTGTCACCACGCCCACGTTCGGGTCGATAGTACAGAATGGATAGTTGGCCGCCTCAGCCTTGGCAGATGTCAGAGCATTGAAAAGCGTGCTCTTACCCACGTTCGGAAGACCTACGATACCGACTTGAAGTGCCATTGAAAACTCCTTGCGAAATGACGGCTCAATCTAGCCTAAGTGTTGAATTTTGTCGAAGCTTTTTGAATTCCATCCAGGATGATGCTTTCTACAGCATCGCCGGCTTTATTCAGGAAATCCGGCATTTGCGCGAACTCTTCCTTGGTGAATTTACCCAGGACGTAATCAGGTACCGGGATGTTCGGGTTGGCCGGACGCCCCACGCCCAAACGCAGGCGCGTGTAGTCCATCGAGCCCAGCAGGCCTGAAACGCTTTTAATGCCGTTATGGCCGCCGTGACCGCGGTTTTTCTGGATTTTCATTTGTGCAAACGGCTGGTCAATTTCATCGTGAATGACGATCAGGCGTTCCAGAGGGATTTTATAAAAGCCCATCAGGGGCTGTACGGATTCGCCGGAAAGATTCATGTACGTCTGTGGTTTGCAGAAAATCACCGGGTGGTCTTTGATTTTCGCCTGAGCGATTTCGGCCTTGAATTGATTTTTGATCGGGGGATTCCCCAGGCCTTCCATCAGATAGTCCACAGCCATAAAGCCGATGTTATGACGGGTTAGTTTATATTCACCACCCGGATTGCCAAGACCAACAATCAACCACATTTTTCCTCCATAACGGCCGATGAAAAAGGCCCATCCGACTGCGTTGTCGGGCGGCCTTCTCGCTCCGACGTGCTGGGAGCACGCCTGCGCTGCGAGGGCCTACTCCGCCTTGCGGCTGAACCTTTTTGATCAGCCTTTAAAGTGGGGGTAGGGCAAAAAAAGAGGCAGCTCTGGTGAGCTGCCTCTTTGGAATTCAAATCTTTGCTGGAAATTACTTTTTCGCAGCAGGAGCTTTTGCAGCAGCAGGTGCAGCAGCAGCAGGAGCCGCGGCAGCAGCTGGAGTAGCAGCAACTTCTTCTTCTTGAGCGTTAACAACTGCAACAGTTTGTTCTGCGCCAGTGATCATTTTCACGGAGCCGCCAACTTTGATGTCGGATACGTGAAGAGCGTCACCAACTGCCAAGTTAGAGATGTCAGCAGTGAAGAACTCAGGGATTTCAGTTGGCAAGCACTCAACCTCAACGGAACGAAGAACAACGTTCAACAGACCGCCTTCAGAAAGACCGATAGCTTTACCTTCAAGACGTACTTCAACGTTAACGCGAACCGCTTTTTTCAGATCCAAAGCGAAGAAGTCAACGTGTTGAGGACGACGAGTCAGTGGGTGTACGTCTACGGATTTGATCAGAACTACGATGCCATTTGCAGTTTTGTCAGTGGATTTCAAGTTGAAAAGAGCATTCTCGTAAGCGCGAGTGTTGTACTTAACGATTTCTTTTTCACCAACGGAAACGTTCGTTGGAGTTACAGCTCCGTAGATAACAGCAGGAACGTTACGGCTAGTGCGCAGGCCACGGCTGTTGTGTTTACCAGTTTCACGAGGTTCAACTGTAAGGTCGATTCTTGTTTTCATGTATTTATCCTTCTAGTCCAATAGAGGAAGTTAATAATATCCACCCGAAGGTGGGTTAGTTAGTCAAACAATGAACTGACGGAGTCATTTCCGTGGATTCGTTTCATGGCTTCGGCCAGGACCGGAGCTACTGAAACCACTTCGATTTTTCCGCAGTTTTTCGCCGCTTCAGACAGCGGGATCGTGTCGGTGACCCATACTTTTTCAATAGGGCTTTCCTTCAGGCGATTGATCGCAGGACCTGACAAAACAGGGTGGGTTGCAACGGCGAACACACGTTTTGCCCCATTCTTATACAGGCTGTCAACTGCTTGTGTAAGAGTTCCCGCCGTATCGATCATATCGTCCACAATGACGGCCGTTTTGCCAGTCACATCCCCGATCAGGTGCAGGGCTTTAGCCTCATTAGGGCCGGAACGGCGTTTATCGATGATCGCCATGGAGGACTCAATTCTCTTGGCAAAGGCACGGGTTCTTTCGACCCCGCCGGCGTCTGGACTCACCGCAACAAACTCAGAGCCCTGGCCGTAGGCATCCCGCCAAGCGCGAGCCAAAGTCGGAATTGCGAACAAATGGTCCACCGGAACATTGAAGAAGCCTTGGATTTGGGCGGCGTGCAGGTCCACGGACACCACACGGTCGGCGCCGGCCGTCGTGATCAGGTCCGCCATCAATTTGGCCGAAATAGGGGCGCGCGGGGCCACTTTTCGATCCTGGCGGGCATAACCGTAATAAGGGATCACGGCGGTGATGGAGGCGGCGGAGGCCCGGCGAAGGGCATCGAGCATCACAAACAGCTCCATGTAGTTTTGATTTACAGGAGGGCAGGTGCTTTGGACAACAAACACGTGTTGCCCGCGGACGCTCTCATGTATTTCGACTTGGATTTCACCGTCAGCAAAACTGCTGACTTCACAGTATCCGAGCTCAACTCCAGCGGCTTCGGCTACTTTCTTGGCTAATGTGGGATTGGCATTGGCTGAAAAGATTTTTAGGCCCTTCATCACTCGTAGTCTCCTGAGTTAAAAGTGCGTTTAAAGGAAGCTAGCAAGGGGCCCTCTTTTTGTCCAACGAAAAGGGGGTCTTTTTTGACCCCCTTTGGCGAGCAAAACACCTAGATTTCCCCTCTGGATTTCTGTTTTACGCGGACTCGCAGTCCTTGAGTGATTTTCTTCCATTTCTGGCGCTCCTCGCGAGCTTTTTCGGGGTCGGTTTTGCGCTCAAAATAGCGCAGTTCCCGCTCCAGATTTTGAAAACTTTCCCAACGTTCCGCTTCCAGCTCTCCCGATTCCAGGGCGGCTTGGACGGCACAGCCTGGTTCGGTCTGATGCTGGCAGTCCGTAAACCGGCAACGGGTGGCCAGTTCCAGAATATCGTCAAAGAGGTTTTCAAAGCCCTCCCGGTGATCCAAAAGCCCCAGTTCCCGCATGCCCGGCGTGTCCATCAAAAGGGCGCCAGAGGGAAGCTGATACAAGGACCTTGAAGTGGTCGTGTGTTTACCTTTGTCGTCGTCCTCGCGGATGCTTTGGGTTTTGATCTGCTCTTTTTCCAAAAGCAGATTTCCCAAAGTCGATTTTCCAACCCCCGAAGACCCCAAAAGCACCACGGTCTTTCCGGGCAGCAGGTGAGTCTTCAGCGGCTCCAGGGTTTGCGGATCCAAAGCACTCACGGCATGCACCGGAACCGCCGGGTGGCGGTCTTCCACTTCGGCGATGAGGCCTTTAAGGTCTTCGGCCAAATCCGCCTTGGTCAGAACGATGACCGGCGAGGCGTTGGATTCCCAGGCAAGGCTCATATAGCGATCCAGGCGTTTCAGGTTGAAATCCTGATTGGCCGACACGGTCACAAAAATCACATCCACGTTGGCGGCCACGATCTGGGCCCGGGCCCCGCTGCCGGGTTCCTTGCGGTAAAAGCAGCTTTGGCGCGAAAGGACTTCGTGAATGACCGCGTGCTCGTCATTGGAGTGCAGTTCGCAAATCACCCAGTCACCCACGCCGGGGTATTCCAGGTTCAGATCCGAATGTTCATAGCGAAATTTTCCAGAAAGCTGGGCCAGAGCTTTGCCTTCGTGATCGTTTTTAAAGAACACCACGCGGTACATTTCGCGTTCTTGATTAATAATACGTCCAACGACCTCGTGCGATTTAAGCGGTCGAAGTTCGATTTGCGCCTGTAAAAGCGCGTTCCATCCCCAAGCGGGAAGGATTGATGAAGTAGTCACGGATAACTCCATTGAATAAAATTAAAATTCAGGAGCTCTCTTGGCGAACTTAAGTTTTAAAAATGAAAAAACTAGAAAGACGCAAGGAGAGCGGCTTTAGCGATAAGAGATTTTACAATCATAGGCCCTCCTTGTTGGGTGTGTTTGATAAAGTATGGACCGATTTTAAGCCTGATGCAATGGCAAAGACAAGTTTAAGAGTAACCCAAAACGTCACTGGCCCGAAAAACTGTGAAAAAGTTGAGCTGTGGCAGTCACTTAAGCCACAGCTCGGAGCGAGCCGAAAGACATCTCTAAAGCCCTGTAGTCCAATTTATCGCTACTTGGGAGGGGCTGGTATGCAGAGGCCCGAATGCTGCAAGATCTCACTTTGTAAACAAAGCCATTTTAAATAAACAAGCATTCGGCGAAGGCCAAATGAATAAAGGAGTATATTATGAAAAAGATGTCTGCAATTGCCACGGCAGTTCTTGCTATTTCTACTTTTTCCACAGCGGCTCACGCGGTGACTGAGCTTGCCTGCAGCTATGAGTATAAAAACGTCGGTCAGTATCTGAAAATCGACCACAGAGTGGGTCGCGATGGTAAACTTTATCCATTTATGCGTCACAAAGAAGATAAATCAGGTGATTCTAAATTGAAATTTGGAACCGATGAAATCCAATTCAGCGTTTCCGGCAATGACAAACGTATGCAAAACTGGATTTACGTTGAAGCGTACAGCGACATCGCAGAACGCACCTTCCAGTTGGACCTGAAAAACGAGACCATCACGATCATCAAAGGTGGACGAGTTATTTTGAATAAGAGTCCGCTGTCCTGCACTCTTACAATGGGTGGCGAATAGTTTCTGGAAAGCTATTGAATGCCTTGAAGAAGTTCCCACGAGAAGTCGTGGGAACTTTTTTTTATGGGTTTACGGTCTGAAGCTTTTCCAGGAAGGCTTTTAAAGCCATCGCTCTATGGGAAAGCAGGCTTTTATAGCCTGTGCCCAGTTCTGCCAGGGTCTGAGTCTGGCCTTCCGGGATGAACACTGGATCGTAACCAAAGCCGTGCAAGCC
Coding sequences within it:
- a CDS encoding 50S ribosomal protein L25 is translated as MKTRIDLTVEPRETGKHNSRGLRTSRNVPAVIYGAVTPTNVSVGEKEIVKYNTRAYENALFNLKSTDKTANGIVVLIKSVDVHPLTRRPQHVDFFALDLKKAVRVNVEVRLEGKAIGLSEGGLLNVVLRSVEVECLPTEIPEFFTADISNLAVGDALHVSDIKVGGSVKMITGAEQTVAVVNAQEEEVAATPAAAAAPAAAAPAAAKAPAAKK
- the pth gene encoding aminoacyl-tRNA hydrolase gives rise to the protein MWLIVGLGNPGGEYKLTRHNIGFMAVDYLMEGLGNPPIKNQFKAEIAQAKIKDHPVIFCKPQTYMNLSGESVQPLMGFYKIPLERLIVIHDEIDQPFAQMKIQKNRGHGGHNGIKSVSGLLGSMDYTRLRLGVGRPANPNIPVPDYVLGKFTKEEFAQMPDFLNKAGDAVESIILDGIQKASTKFNT
- the ychF gene encoding redox-regulated ATPase YchF — encoded protein: MALQVGIVGLPNVGKSTLFNALTSAKAEAANYPFCTIDPNVGVVTVPDPRMDKITEFIKPQKVVPTTMEFVDIAGIVKGASQGEGLGNQFLSHIRQTDAIVHVVRCFDDPNIIHVAGSVEPIRDIEIINTELLLADLDSVEKRLQRTEKQAKNSTDKKLKLDVEVAKKIKEALGKGLPARSVTLDEMEQGALKEMHLLTAKPVLYAMNVNDADFAAGGNDWTKAVEARAAEENNKTILICSAMEAEIALLPPEERKDFLDALGAEEPGLNRLIREAYTLLGLQTYFTAGVTEVRAWTIRANTKAPQAAGVIHSDFERGFIKAETYHCEDLFKYKSEQAIKDAGKYRIEGKEYVVKDGDVLFFKFNV
- a CDS encoding ribose-phosphate diphosphokinase, giving the protein MKGLKIFSANANPTLAKKVAEAAGVELGYCEVSSFADGEIQVEIHESVRGQHVFVVQSTCPPVNQNYMELFVMLDALRRASAASITAVIPYYGYARQDRKVAPRAPISAKLMADLITTAGADRVVSVDLHAAQIQGFFNVPVDHLFAIPTLARAWRDAYGQGSEFVAVSPDAGGVERTRAFAKRIESSMAIIDKRRSGPNEAKALHLIGDVTGKTAVIVDDMIDTAGTLTQAVDSLYKNGAKRVFAVATHPVLSGPAINRLKESPIEKVWVTDTIPLSEAAKNCGKIEVVSVAPVLAEAMKRIHGNDSVSSLFD
- the rsgA gene encoding ribosome small subunit-dependent GTPase A, which translates into the protein MTTSSILPAWGWNALLQAQIELRPLKSHEVVGRIINQEREMYRVVFFKNDHEGKALAQLSGKFRYEHSDLNLEYPGVGDWVICELHSNDEHAVIHEVLSRQSCFYRKEPGSGARAQIVAANVDVIFVTVSANQDFNLKRLDRYMSLAWESNASPVIVLTKADLAEDLKGLIAEVEDRHPAVPVHAVSALDPQTLEPLKTHLLPGKTVVLLGSSGVGKSTLGNLLLEKEQIKTQSIREDDDKGKHTTTSRSLYQLPSGALLMDTPGMRELGLLDHREGFENLFDDILELATRCRFTDCQHQTEPGCAVQAALESGELEAERWESFQNLERELRYFERKTDPEKAREERQKWKKITQGLRVRVKQKSRGEI